A segment of the Blastocatellia bacterium genome:
GTCGTCGCGCTCGACTTCTCGCGAGAGCGCGTCGTGACGGAGGGATGGACGCGGCCGACGTCGGTCACTGTCGAAGAAGCGCTCTCGCGATTTCGCGATTATGGCGTCCGACGATTCCTCGTGACCGCTGTCGAACGCGATGGGACGTTGAGCGGTCCGGATTTTCACATCTACGCGGAGCTGAGCGCCGTCTCAGATGTCCGCATCCTAGCGAGCGGAGGGATCAGTCGAGTCTCCGACGTCGTGGAATTGAAGCGCGCCGGAATCGAAGGCGTAGTGATCGGAAAGGCGCTTTATGAAGGGTGGATGACGCTTGAGGAAATTCGTCGAGCGCTCGCTGAGGAAGAGCGCCGGAGCATTCCTTCGTCCGATGCGGAACGTCCTTCGGAAGCATGAGGCGATGGGATTGACCAAGCGCATCATCCCATGTCTGGATGTGGATCAAGGGCGCGTTCGAAAAGGGACGCATTTTCTCGCTCTTCGAGATGCGGGAGATCCGGTGGAGTTGGCCTCTCGCTATCGAGAGGAGGGCGCCGACGAGTTGGTCTTCCTCGACATCACGGCCTCGATCGAACACCGACAGACGATGCGCGCGTGGGTGGAGCGCGTGGCGAGCACGCTCGATATCCCCTTCACTGTCGGAGGAGGAATTCGCACGTTGGAGGACGCGCGCCTCATCTTGTGCAGTGGTGCTGATAAAGTCTCCGTGAACACGGCGGCGCTTGAGCGTCCCGCGCTCATTCGTGAATTGAGCGAGACGTTCGGGCGACAATGCGTCGTCGTCGCCATTGACGCGCGACGGCGCCAGGAAGGCGAGCGCCTTTGGTTCGAGGTCTATTCGCACGGAGGGCGGCGACCGACAGGGCGCGACGCCATCGCTTGGGCGCGGGAAGCGGAAGCCCTGGGCGCGGGAGAGATCCTGCTGACCTCCATTGATCGCGACGGGACGGAAGCGGGATACGATCTCGACCTGACGCGCGCGATCGCCGAATGCGTACGCATCCCGGTGATCGCCAGTGGCGGCTGTGGACATCCTCAGCATATCCTCGACGTCTTGACCATCGGAGGCGCGGATGCCGCCCTCGCCGCTTCCATCTTTCACTACGGCAAATATCCCATCCCGCACGTGAAGCGCTTTCTTCGCGAGCGGGGAGTCGAGGTGCGATTATGACCGGCGTTCCGCTCGATGACGTGGACTTTCAGAAGTCCGGTGGACTCGTGCCCGTTGTCGTGCAAGAGGCGACGACGCGCGAGGTACTCATGGTGGCTTTCGCCAATCGTGAAGCCGTCGAACAGACGTTGCGCACCGGATACGCCCATTACTTCAGTCGTTCGCGCAACCGATTATGGAGGAAAGGGGAGACATCCGGTCACGTTCAACGCGTGCGCGCGATCTTAGTAGATTGCGATCGAGACACGTTGCTCTATCTCGTGGAGCAGACGGGCGTGGCGTGTCATCGGGGAACTCGCTCGTGCTTCACTGAGCCTCTGAGCGAGAGTCCATCTCACGAATCCCTCAGTGCTTGACACGGGTCCCGAGAACGGGCAAACTCTTTTTCAGGATCACGGGCCCTTAGCTCAACCGGTCAGAGCAGCGGACTCATAATCCGTTGGTTCCAGGTTCGAGTCCTGGAGGGCCCACACCACCTCCCGAGCGCATTTTTGAGGGGGCTCCTTCGTTCACTTCAGGAGAGAGCGGTACGGGGGATAGAGGACGATCTCGGCTGTTCGGCGCGCGTCATCGAGCCACGCGATCATCTCCGCTTTCGTCTTCTCCTCGCGAAGGATGCGCTCGATGAGTGAGCGAACCTGCTCGAGCGAAGGAGGCGTCGTCCCGCGTCGTTGCGCTTCCGAGACGACATGGCCCTCGTAATATCCCTGCACTTCCTGTTCGCTCACGAAGACGAAGGAACGGAAGCGGAAATCAATGAAGCGCAAGATCTCCATCCGACGGCGAGCGATCTCGCGAAGCGTCCGCTCGTCCAGTCCGACGGCTGCTAGACGGCGTCGGAACGCGCCCTCGGAGGGGAAACGCGCGCGCAGTTGAGCGAGATAGTCCTCGATCTCTGATTCCGCGATGGTGAGCGTCGGAAGTTTCTCGGCTTCTTGGTGAAGGAGCGCTTGATCAATGAGCTGTTGCAAAGCGCGCGCTTTCAGATCTTCGGAGAATGTCCCCTCAGGTATCTCCGGATCCAACGCGAGATACCAGAGGATGTCGCTCTCGGTGATCACCATGCCGTTGACGACAGCGGCGATGCGATCCACGAGGATCGTCTGTGCGGAAGTCGGGAAGGGAAAGACGAGCAAGCCGAGGAGCGCTCCCCGAAGAAATCGCGCCAGGAAGACGTGCCCGTGGAAATGACGCGCGCTCCATCGCGTCGCGCGGGATTCACTGTTGGCGTCGCTTTGCCGGAGCGCATTCATCTCGCGCCGCCTCAGAAGGGATTCCCGAAAGTGAGATGCAGTTGCGTGCGTGGAACGCCGGGCGCGCGCCGGAGCAGAGCGCCGAAATCGAGTCGCAGGGGACCGAGTGGGGTCTTAATGCGCAAGCCGAGACCCACCGTGTGCGTGAAATCACGGAGACTCATGTCGGAGATGCGCGCGAAGACGTTCCCTCCGTCGTAGAAGATCGCTCCGCCGAGGCGCAAAGCGCGCAGCACGGGAAAGCGCAATTCCGCGTTCACGATGACGAGCGCGTTACCACCGAACGGACGCGTCTGACCCGGGCGATTCGGATCGGGCGCGCGCGGCCCCGCTTGTTCGAAACCGAAGCCGCGCAAGGTCGTCGAACCGCCAGCGAAGAAGCGCTCGCTGATGGGGATCGTCAGCGAACGTCCGTAGGGGCGCGCAAGCCCCACGCGCACGTTCGATGCGAAGGTGACGTCGGCCAGGGGGGTAAGCCGATACATGCGTTGATGCTCGCCGAAGAAGCGCACGAAGTTCTCGCTTCCACCGAGGAACCGAGAGACAATAGCGACATCCAGCGTCGTGAACGTCCCGTGCATCGGATCGAACGGATTATCGCGCGAATCGTGCACGAAGGAGGTGGAGAGCCGACCGAGTTGCACCGTCGTATCCTCTCGACGCAATTCCTCGGGCTCCGTCACATTGGAGATGATCACGTTGCTGAACGTGTAGCGGAAGAGGAAGGAGCTGCGCGGTCCAATGGACCGCTCCACCTGCGCGAGGATGCTCAAGCGGCTCGCGTCGAAGGCGATCTCTTCCTGCCGTTGGAAGAGGACGGAGGCGAGAGAGGAGAAATCTGTGCCGAAGAACTTCGGATCGGTGAACGAGAGCTGTCCGGTTTGCTCACGGCGGCTCGCGCGGAGGCGAAATGCGGCTGTGCGGAGTTGGCCGAGAAAGTTGGCATCGGAGAGCTCGAGCAGGCCACGCGGTCCATCGTCGGTGCGGAAGCCAAAACCGTAGGTCAACTGATAGCGCGGGGCTTCGTCCACTTCGATGCGCACATCGCGCACGGCGTGCGAGGAGGGATTCGCTTCGATCGCCTCCGCAGTGATGGAGACGCGACGGAAGGCGCCGGTGCCGTACAGGCGTTCCTCGCTGCGCGTCAGCTCGGCGGGACGGAGCCATTCTCCTTCGCGAAAGCTCACGTAGCGCCGGATCGCTTGATCGCGGGTGATGCGGTTACCTCGGATGAGGATGGATCCAATCCGCAACGGCTCGCCCTCATGGACGCGAAACGTCACGGCGACGCGGTGCGCATCGTCTTCGCGGATCAAGGGAGTAATCGTGGCTTCGGCATAGCCCCGATCCGCATACATTTCGGTGAGACGAGCGATGGCGTCGCGCACGCGCGCTTCGACAAAAGGAGCACCGATTTGCAGTCCACTCGCCCGCACCAACTCCTCGGGAGAGAAAGCGCGCGCGCCTTCGACATTCACTTGCGCGAGGATCAAGCGTGGCCCTTCGTCCACGGCGTAAATGATGAGGAGGTCCTCCTTGGTCAAGCTAACCGCCAGGCGCGCGGCGATCATGCGGGCGCGAGCGTATCCCTGTTCGCGCAAAGCTTCGACGATGGCCTGTTGATCGCGCTGCATGAGCTGACGACTGGTGAGGCCTCGTCCCCACCGTCCGCCGATGACCGAGCCCAGGCGCGGACGAAGCTGTTCCAGGGTGACGGCCGATGTCCCCTCCACGCGAATGGCGCGCAGCGCGTATCGTCGTCCTCGTTGGATCTCATAGCGAACGCGAACGCGATCGTCCGCCTCCGCGCGCGTCACCGTCACCTCGGCGAAGAAATATCCCTGACGCTGGACGTAGTCGAGGAGATTCAGCCGTCCTTCTTCCAATGTCGCTTCGTCCAAGCCTCCTTGGCGAAGGATCGGGAGCAGTTGATGCCGCTGTTCCGCGGAGAGCGGGAATCCTTCGACTTGGACCTCGACCTGTGGACCGGATTCGACGGCGATCTCCACGATGAGGGCATTCTCGCCCTCGGCGCGCTCCAAGCGCGGGGAGGCGATGCGCGGCGCCAGATATCCGCGCCGAAGATGCAGCTCGCGAATCCGCTGCACATCGCTCTGCAGACGCAGCGCATCGAAGAGCGCGCCGGGCTTACTCTCCAAACGCGCGAGCAGCTCTTTGCGATCGAGCCTCACCTCGCCGGTGATCCGCACCTCGGCCACGCGCGCCGGCGGACCCGGAGCGATCCGAAAGAGCACGTTGGCCGTCCGGCCGTCATCGGTGAAAGTCACTTCCGGAGTGACTTCGCAGTCGAAGAATCCGAGGCCGTGATAGAACTCGACGATCTCCTCCGCCGCGCGAGCGAGGAGAGCTTCGGTGAAGCGCGCGCCGGGGGCTAATTCGCCGAGTCGCAGTAGCAGGCGCGCTTGTACGTCGGGATCTGCGCCTTGCATGCTCACGCGCCCGATCCGTGGCTGCGGAGAGAGGCGGAATCGCAGCCGCACGCCCGAAGGCATATCCTCGGCCTCCACGATGACGTTGGAAGCGAGCGCGGATTCGTAGAGCACTGAGATCGCACGACGCACGTCCGCCAGACGCAGAGGATCACCGATCCGAAGCGGAAGGACACGCCGCAGTTCGTCCTGGGGATCCGTGATGGGCTTCTCGTTCACAAGAAGCTCGATTTGAGCGATGGGCTTTCCTTGAAGGGACGCCAACGTCGGACGCTCCACTTGCGCGCGCAGGGCGCCGGGCAAAAGCAGTGCAAGACCGAGAAGAAGCCCCCGATGCATCCAGGGGCAGAACGAGCAGATGGGATTTCGAGCGATGATAGCTGCCGACGCCTGTCGAAGTCTCTCCCGCGGTGGGATCTCCGCGGTGGTCCGATGCGCGACGGATCGTCCGATTCGCTCCATGCTCGTTCAGAAGCGCTTTCGGATTCGCAAATCAAAGCTGAAATTCCCGTCTTGGTCGCGCGTCCCCACGAGCGAGAAGCGGTCGCTCAGGCGATACTCGACGATGATGACCTGTTCCTGAGGACCTGAAAGGTTCGTCGCGTAGAGGATGGAGAGATTGCGATTGATCTGTCGCCCGATGGTGAGACGCGCGGTCGGATCGGAACCTCGGCCAACGATCAGTGGGTCAATTTGAAAGCGGTTGATGCCGAAGATCTTCCCCGTGAATTCCTCAGCGCGGTGCGTCAGCTCGCCGATGAGCAAGTTGGCCGCCGTTCCCAATCCCGTTGGCACTGTCGTTGAGGAGATAGCGCGCTGCGAGAGTTCGCCCGTCGCGATTAGCGAGAGGATTTGTTCCGAAGGCAACGTCGGCTCCGAGCGAAGCGTCGTCTGAAATCGGTCGAGCGTTCCGAGGAGTCCGACGATCACGCGGTATCCGGCGATGTCGCTCTCCGCTTCGAGCTGAAAGCGAGGCGCGCCCGCCGCCGTCCCATCGCGAGGGAAATCAATTCGCCCCCGCGTGATCTGATACTCGCGATTGCGGAAGCGCACGACGCCGCGCGTGACGATCACGTTCCCGGAGATGACGGGGGAGGCCAGCGTTCCTCCGACATGCAGCGAGGCGCTCCCAACAGCATCGGCGAGATTGTTCCGAACCAAGAGCGTGTCCAGCGCCTGGACGCGGATGTCAAGCGACAATGGGGGGCGGATCGGCGCGTCGAGGAGCGAGAGCCGCAGTCGCTCGCCCGCCTGAGCGAGGATGAGTTGCGCCAGGTCCACGTCTTGAGTGTATTCGGAGCGGCGTACGGTGATCGTGCCCGAGAGGATTTGCAATTGTCGGTTCCCTTGCAGCGTGAGCGTCCCGTCTACGATGGAGCGAAGTCCGCGAGGATATGTGAGGGCGATGGCTTCGCTGCGAACGATGATTCGCCATTGGTCGGCGCGAAGGTTCCTGAGCAAGAGCCCGCCGCTCACGGTCACGTCGCCGCCGTTCGCTTGAGCGCGCAGGTTCTCGATCAGCGCTTGTGAGGCCGTGAACCGGATGCGCCCTTGTCCATGGGTGAGCGCGACCGGCCAATCGAGCACGCGCAGCGCGAGATCCTCGATCTCCATGAGGCCGCTCAAGCGCGGCTCCTCAAACGATCCCCGCAGGGACGCGCGAATCGTCGCTCGCCCCGAAGCGAAGAGGCCGGGATATAGGCCGCGCAAAAGGCGCAGGTCCACCAACCCGTTCAAATCCAACTCGTGACCGCGACCCGTCGGTCCTCCGAGGAATTCGCCGAGATCTATCGTGCCGCTCAAATCGAGGCTCGTGTTCTCGCCGACTAGCGCGGCGGGTTCGATTCTCAACAGTCGCCCGCGCATGTGTAATGCGAACGGTCGGCGCGTCTGAAGGGCATATTCGTTGATGACGAGATTCAGACGTGAGAGAGCGAGCATGGCGCGCACATCGGTCGTGCGGTTCGCTGGCAGCCGAGTGTTCGTGAACTCGCTGCGCGATCCGAGCGGCCATTCGAGCCGCAGCTCTCCGCTCATCGCACCTCGCCATTCCGAGAGCCGCCGAGCGAGACGGAGATACGGGGTCAGCGCGAAATCCTCGAATCGCGCGCGTACGTCGAGAACGAGGGCGGGATCAGTGAGGTCGAGCGTGCCAAGAAGCGTTTGCGTCTGGCCAAAGAGCGTGGCCGTGATGGGGATCTCCAGGCGACCGTTGTTCGTCTTCAACTCCGCCACGATCTCTCCGGCTGAGCGACCGGCGATCGAGAGCTGACGCACGCGCACATCGCCGGAGAGGCGGGGATCTGAGAGCGTGCCTTGGCCCGAGAGCGCGAGCGCAATCTGCCCCCCGACGTTCGGCGTTCGCCCCATTACTGTGCGCAGCAAGGTCGCTAAATCTACGTCCTCTGCCCTCATCGCGAGCGCGTATGCTCCGTCGTCGCTCCGCAGCGATCCCGAAAGCGCGATCGTGCCGAAATCCAGCGCGAGGCGAACGTCGCGGATCTCATAGCGCGGAGGATCGAGGTGAAAAGCACCCATCAGGTGGCGAAATCGCAGGGATCGTTCGAGGAGCAAGAGCGCGCCATCTTCCAACAGGATTCGGGCTGTCCCTTTTGGGATTCCGGGCAAGCCGACGAGCGCGATCTCACCTGAGAGTTTCCCGGAAAATGGCAATTCGAGATTCAGCGCTTTCAGCCATCGTTCGACGTTCACGCGCTGAAGTTGGCCCCGCACGGCGAAGCCATTTCCTTCGGTCGTCTCAATCGCCAGTTCTGCTCGAGCGCCCGTCTCCCAAAGAATGCGCGCTTCCTCGATCTGCCATCGTCCGTGCGCATGCGCGAAACGCGCGCGCAGCGAGTGAACGCGCTCTCCCGCCAATAGGAGTCCACCCACCTCCCCTTCGCCAGAGATCGCGTACTCGTCTCCGCGTTTGGCGAGGCGAAGGGAGTATTCGCCCGTCCCGGAGAGTTGTGGGACGAGGTCCTGCGTCAGCGCGCGCAACCGATAGCCGTACGCTTCGAGCAATCGTTGTTGCTCGGCCATGTCCTCCGAACGCACCCGAAGGACGAGATCGAGATCGCCATTCCAATTCACGGTGCCGGAGAGGTTCACTGTTGAACGGCCGACGAGGAGCGAAGAAGCCTTCACCGCCAGTGCTCGGGGAGATAGAGCGAGATCGAGTGCGCCGCGCACTGGGAGTGCATCGGTCGTCGAAGTTGAAGATGGCGCGATCGTCATCGCGAGCGCGCCTGAGGCGCGAGTAATAGCCAGCCCTGGCCACCGAACCGTGAGGGTCCCCCGCACCGTTCCTTCCACAGGGAGCGCGCGAGAGGAGAGGCGAGCGACGAGATCCCGAGCGCTCACACCGTCGAAACGCACATGGGCTTCCGAATTCTCAGAGAAATGAACACGAGCCGAGCCGCGCGCTCGTCCACCGAGCATACGCACATCGAGGTCTTCCAGAGACGCCTGCTCCGGCCCCAGACGCACATGAGCGCGAACCTCTTCAATAGGAAAGGGGCCGATCGTCGTCGCGCGCCCACCCAATCTGCCCGCGAAAAGCCAACCCGTCGGCCCCGAGAGCATTCCCATCACGGAAACGCCGCGCGCGCGGAAGAACGCCGCTGCGAGCGCATCCGCCTTCAGATGAACGAGCAGGCGCGCGCCCATCGATCCCTCGGCTGCTGTCGCGTCAGGCGTGCGAATCTCCCCGCTCCCATTCGCCACGCGAATTCCCCACAGCGTGGCGCGCGTCGTCATCGCCATCGCGTCGAGTTGGTAAGCGCGCCCCCGACCGCGCATGCGTCCGCGAACAGCGAGATCCCCAGAAAGCATCACTGGAGAAGGCCAGTTCGTCGCCACGCGATCCAGGTGCAAGAGAGCTTCCACCACGAGGTCGTATTGCGGATTCATCCATCCGCGAATCGTCCCGGCCAGCAATACATCGCCGACATCGGCCACGAGTCGGACGCGCTCCAACCGCACGTGGTCGCGGGCGACCTCCGCGCGCCATTCCAAATGCGCGCGCGCGATCACGTGCTCGTCCACGGCGAGGTCGAGCCGCTGTATCGCTCCCGATGCGCGTGGGGACGAATCCGCGGGCAAGAGCGAGAAGAGCATGCCTTCGGCCTTGAGTTGAAGGCGATGCCGTCGGTCGTTGACCAGGAGGTTCCCGTCGGTGATTTCTATGTGCTCCAGACGCAAGGTGTAAGGCCTGGGAGCCTTCGGGCGGCGAAGTGCGGAGAGGTCAATATCGGCGAAGTTCGGGCGCCCATTCGGATCAATCGCGATGAGAATCTGTGGGCGATCGAGCCGAAGATCGGCAATGGAAAACGTGCGAGCGAAAAGGTCCTCGATCTCGAAGCGCACGCTCACGCGGGGAAGGCGAAGCAATGGGGCCTGATGTCGGCCGGGGAAGAGGCGCACATCGTGCAGCTCCACAGTGCCCCGCCAAAGCCAGAGGTTCGCATCCGCCAGTTCAATCCGAAGGCGCAGCGGGCGCAGCCGATCATTGAGCGTTCGCTCCAAGAGCCGATCGAAGTGCGCGCTCCTCGTCCAAAGGGCGAGTCCGAGGGCGAGCGCGAGGATCACCCCAGCGCCGGAGGCAATGACGATGGCGACGTTCGCACGTCTCATATGCGATGGCGTGATCTCCTCACATTGAGTTCAGAATGCGACATCGGCTTGCGGCGTTGCTCGCATCTCGCCGTGGCCGCCCTTTCGGGAAAGGGAATGCCGCGGCCTTCGGACTCTGGGGCGAGATGGCGGGCGGAGTTCGTTCAGGCGCGTGCTCGCCCTCTCGTCCGAAAGGGGACGACATCGGCGCCCAATTCGGAGAAGGGGATCGTCTCGACGATTTCCAAGCCAAAGCCCGAGAGCGCGGCGAGCTTCTTCGGATGGTTCGTAAGCAATCGCATGCGTCGGACACCGAGATCGTGCAGGATTTGCGCACCGATACCATAGTCACGCATGTCCCAAGAGAGCGTTCCAGGTACCCGATGCTCTGCGACTTCCGGCTCCGGCATCTCGCAGGCGGAGGCTGTGTGATGGCGAAGCAACGAAGTGACAAGTTGCTCGCCCAAATGCTCGCGTCGGATCAGATAAAGCAGGACGCCACGCCCTTCCCGCGCGATTTGCTCCAGCGCGCGATGCAGCTCGGTCTCTTCCCCTTGAGAGCGGAAGACGTCGCCGAGGATCGAAAGCGTGTGGACGCGAACGAGAACCGGCTCGTCCGGCGGGATCATCCCCTTCACCAGCGCGAGATGAACCTCCCCATTGATGGGATTCTCATAGGCCGAAACGCGAAATTCTCCATACGGGGTCGTGAGCATGGCCTCGGCGCGCTTGCGCACCACGCGCTCGTGTTGCAGGCGATAGCGAATGAGATCGGCCACGGTGACGATCTTCAAACCGAAGCGGCGCGCGAAGGAGATGAGCTGCGGGAGCCGCGCCATCGTGCCATCGCCGTTCATGATCTCGCAGATAACACCAGCGGGCGTCAATCCAGCCAATCGCGCCAGGTCCACTGACGCTTCCGTCTGTCCGGCGCGCACCAGGACCCCTCCCTCGCGCGCCCGCAATGGGAAGATGTGCCCGGGACGTACCAGATCCGAGGGACGCGTGCGTGGATCAATGGCCGTCAAGATCGTGCGCGCGCGGTCAGCCGCCGAAATGCCCGTCGTGATCCCTTCGCGCGCATCAATCGAGACACAAAAGGCTGTCTCGAACCGGGACGTATTCTCCGGAGCTTGAAGGGGGAGGTTCAACTGCTCACATCGCTCGGGCGTGAGCGAGAGGCAAATGAGCCCCCGCCCATGCTTGGCCATGAAGTTGATGATCTCCGGCGTGACCTTCTCGGCGGCACAGCAGAGATCCCCTTCGTTCTCGCGATCCTCATCGTCCACGAGAATGACCATGCGCCCCTGGCGAATCTCCTCGATGGCTTCCGGAATGGAAGCAAAAGGCGAAACGTCGCGTCCTCGGCGCGCTCTCATTCCGCGTACCCCTCGGCTTTGAGCTGTTCAAACGTTATCCCTGAGAGTTTCGACCGAACGTGCGCGAGCATAGGTTCCATCATTCGTTCGATGTACTTGGCCAGAACGTCCACTTCGAGGTTGACGCCATCGCCAGGATGTAATTCCCGAAGGTTCGTCATCCGCAGCGTGTGGGGAATGATCGCTACCTCGAACCACGTCTCGCTCAGTCCGGCGACCGTCAGGCTGATCCCATCCACAGCGATCGAGC
Coding sequences within it:
- the hisA gene encoding 1-(5-phosphoribosyl)-5-[(5-phosphoribosylamino)methylideneamino]imidazole-4-carboxamide isomerase, producing MELLAALDLFMGKVVRLTRGQIATAKVYSADPMATAKRWQEQKADALHLVDLDAALGLGSNFSVIQQLVRGVTIPVQLGGGIRSERAAREWLERGVARIVLGTLAMKDPACVGRLIEAFGPERIVVALDFSRERVVTEGWTRPTSVTVEEALSRFRDYGVRRFLVTAVERDGTLSGPDFHIYAELSAVSDVRILASGGISRVSDVVELKRAGIEGVVIGKALYEGWMTLEEIRRALAEEERRSIPSSDAERPSEA
- the hisF gene encoding imidazole glycerol phosphate synthase subunit HisF produces the protein MGLTKRIIPCLDVDQGRVRKGTHFLALRDAGDPVELASRYREEGADELVFLDITASIEHRQTMRAWVERVASTLDIPFTVGGGIRTLEDARLILCSGADKVSVNTAALERPALIRELSETFGRQCVVVAIDARRRQEGERLWFEVYSHGGRRPTGRDAIAWAREAEALGAGEILLTSIDRDGTEAGYDLDLTRAIAECVRIPVIASGGCGHPQHILDVLTIGGADAALAASIFHYGKYPIPHVKRFLRERGVEVRL
- the hisI gene encoding phosphoribosyl-AMP cyclohydrolase, encoding MTGVPLDDVDFQKSGGLVPVVVQEATTREVLMVAFANREAVEQTLRTGYAHYFSRSRNRLWRKGETSGHVQRVRAILVDCDRDTLLYLVEQTGVACHRGTRSCFTEPLSESPSHESLSA
- a CDS encoding SurA N-terminal domain-containing protein; its protein translation is MNALRQSDANSESRATRWSARHFHGHVFLARFLRGALLGLLVFPFPTSAQTILVDRIAAVVNGMVITESDILWYLALDPEIPEGTFSEDLKARALQQLIDQALLHQEAEKLPTLTIAESEIEDYLAQLRARFPSEGAFRRRLAAVGLDERTLREIARRRMEILRFIDFRFRSFVFVSEQEVQGYYEGHVVSEAQRRGTTPPSLEQVRSLIERILREEKTKAEMIAWLDDARRTAEIVLYPPYRSLLK
- the bamA gene encoding outer membrane protein assembly factor BamA, yielding MERIGRSVAHRTTAEIPPRERLRQASAAIIARNPICSFCPWMHRGLLLGLALLLPGALRAQVERPTLASLQGKPIAQIELLVNEKPITDPQDELRRVLPLRIGDPLRLADVRRAISVLYESALASNVIVEAEDMPSGVRLRFRLSPQPRIGRVSMQGADPDVQARLLLRLGELAPGARFTEALLARAAEEIVEFYHGLGFFDCEVTPEVTFTDDGRTANVLFRIAPGPPARVAEVRITGEVRLDRKELLARLESKPGALFDALRLQSDVQRIRELHLRRGYLAPRIASPRLERAEGENALIVEIAVESGPQVEVQVEGFPLSAEQRHQLLPILRQGGLDEATLEEGRLNLLDYVQRQGYFFAEVTVTRAEADDRVRVRYEIQRGRRYALRAIRVEGTSAVTLEQLRPRLGSVIGGRWGRGLTSRQLMQRDQQAIVEALREQGYARARMIAARLAVSLTKEDLLIIYAVDEGPRLILAQVNVEGARAFSPEELVRASGLQIGAPFVEARVRDAIARLTEMYADRGYAEATITPLIREDDAHRVAVTFRVHEGEPLRIGSILIRGNRITRDQAIRRYVSFREGEWLRPAELTRSEERLYGTGAFRRVSITAEAIEANPSSHAVRDVRIEVDEAPRYQLTYGFGFRTDDGPRGLLELSDANFLGQLRTAAFRLRASRREQTGQLSFTDPKFFGTDFSSLASVLFQRQEEIAFDASRLSILAQVERSIGPRSSFLFRYTFSNVIISNVTEPEELRREDTTVQLGRLSTSFVHDSRDNPFDPMHGTFTTLDVAIVSRFLGGSENFVRFFGEHQRMYRLTPLADVTFASNVRVGLARPYGRSLTIPISERFFAGGSTTLRGFGFEQAGPRAPDPNRPGQTRPFGGNALVIVNAELRFPVLRALRLGGAIFYDGGNVFARISDMSLRDFTHTVGLGLRIKTPLGPLRLDFGALLRRAPGVPRTQLHLTFGNPF
- a CDS encoding translocation/assembly module TamB domain-containing protein — translated: MRRANVAIVIASGAGVILALALGLALWTRSAHFDRLLERTLNDRLRPLRLRIELADANLWLWRGTVELHDVRLFPGRHQAPLLRLPRVSVRFEIEDLFARTFSIADLRLDRPQILIAIDPNGRPNFADIDLSALRRPKAPRPYTLRLEHIEITDGNLLVNDRRHRLQLKAEGMLFSLLPADSSPRASGAIQRLDLAVDEHVIARAHLEWRAEVARDHVRLERVRLVADVGDVLLAGTIRGWMNPQYDLVVEALLHLDRVATNWPSPVMLSGDLAVRGRMRGRGRAYQLDAMAMTTRATLWGIRVANGSGEIRTPDATAAEGSMGARLLVHLKADALAAAFFRARGVSVMGMLSGPTGWLFAGRLGGRATTIGPFPIEEVRAHVRLGPEQASLEDLDVRMLGGRARGSARVHFSENSEAHVRFDGVSARDLVARLSSRALPVEGTVRGTLTVRWPGLAITRASGALAMTIAPSSTSTTDALPVRGALDLALSPRALAVKASSLLVGRSTVNLSGTVNWNGDLDLVLRVRSEDMAEQQRLLEAYGYRLRALTQDLVPQLSGTGEYSLRLAKRGDEYAISGEGEVGGLLLAGERVHSLRARFAHAHGRWQIEEARILWETGARAELAIETTEGNGFAVRGQLQRVNVERWLKALNLELPFSGKLSGEIALVGLPGIPKGTARILLEDGALLLLERSLRFRHLMGAFHLDPPRYEIRDVRLALDFGTIALSGSLRSDDGAYALAMRAEDVDLATLLRTVMGRTPNVGGQIALALSGQGTLSDPRLSGDVRVRQLSIAGRSAGEIVAELKTNNGRLEIPITATLFGQTQTLLGTLDLTDPALVLDVRARFEDFALTPYLRLARRLSEWRGAMSGELRLEWPLGSRSEFTNTRLPANRTTDVRAMLALSRLNLVINEYALQTRRPFALHMRGRLLRIEPAALVGENTSLDLSGTIDLGEFLGGPTGRGHELDLNGLVDLRLLRGLYPGLFASGRATIRASLRGSFEEPRLSGLMEIEDLALRVLDWPVALTHGQGRIRFTASQALIENLRAQANGGDVTVSGGLLLRNLRADQWRIIVRSEAIALTYPRGLRSIVDGTLTLQGNRQLQILSGTITVRRSEYTQDVDLAQLILAQAGERLRLSLLDAPIRPPLSLDIRVQALDTLLVRNNLADAVGSASLHVGGTLASPVISGNVIVTRGVVRFRNREYQITRGRIDFPRDGTAAGAPRFQLEAESDIAGYRVIVGLLGTLDRFQTTLRSEPTLPSEQILSLIATGELSQRAISSTTVPTGLGTAANLLIGELTHRAEEFTGKIFGINRFQIDPLIVGRGSDPTARLTIGRQINRNLSILYATNLSGPQEQVIIVEYRLSDRFSLVGTRDQDGNFSFDLRIRKRF
- the ribB gene encoding 3,4-dihydroxy-2-butanone-4-phosphate synthase, with amino-acid sequence MRARRGRDVSPFASIPEAIEEIRQGRMVILVDDEDRENEGDLCCAAEKVTPEIINFMAKHGRGLICLSLTPERCEQLNLPLQAPENTSRFETAFCVSIDAREGITTGISAADRARTILTAIDPRTRPSDLVRPGHIFPLRAREGGVLVRAGQTEASVDLARLAGLTPAGVICEIMNGDGTMARLPQLISFARRFGLKIVTVADLIRYRLQHERVVRKRAEAMLTTPYGEFRVSAYENPINGEVHLALVKGMIPPDEPVLVRVHTLSILGDVFRSQGEETELHRALEQIAREGRGVLLYLIRREHLGEQLVTSLLRHHTASACEMPEPEVAEHRVPGTLSWDMRDYGIGAQILHDLGVRRMRLLTNHPKKLAALSGFGLEIVETIPFSELGADVVPFRTRGRARA